The following are encoded in a window of Mycolicibacterium tusciae JS617 genomic DNA:
- a CDS encoding class I SAM-dependent methyltransferase, with product MTGREALPLAERSDANMPGHWLLARLGKRVLRPGGLELTTRMLAAAGIGGADVVELGPGLGRTARDIVALRPRSYIGVDDTAAATESVRDVVSPVQGSVIVADAAVTGLPDASVDVVVGEAMLTMQGDKAKRAIIAEAYRILRPGGRYAIHELGLQPDSMAQETKDDIRRDLARSIKVNARPLTAAEWVQLLTDAGFEDVSVDYAPMALLNPARVLADEGLFGALRIIGNLIVRGAARRRVIGMRMTFHRYRRSLTAVAAVGIVPSS from the coding sequence ATGACAGGCAGAGAAGCCCTTCCGCTGGCAGAGCGATCCGACGCCAACATGCCGGGGCACTGGCTACTGGCCAGGCTGGGCAAGCGGGTGTTGCGCCCGGGTGGCCTCGAACTGACCACCCGAATGCTCGCTGCCGCGGGGATCGGAGGCGCCGATGTCGTGGAATTGGGTCCCGGGCTGGGCCGCACCGCGCGCGACATCGTCGCGTTGCGGCCGCGGTCGTATATCGGTGTCGATGACACGGCCGCAGCGACCGAATCGGTGCGTGACGTCGTGAGTCCCGTCCAGGGGTCGGTGATCGTCGCCGACGCCGCGGTGACCGGGCTTCCCGACGCCAGCGTCGACGTCGTTGTCGGTGAGGCCATGCTGACGATGCAGGGCGACAAGGCCAAACGCGCGATCATCGCCGAGGCGTACCGCATCCTGCGTCCCGGTGGCCGCTACGCAATTCACGAATTGGGTCTGCAGCCCGACTCGATGGCCCAGGAGACCAAAGACGACATCAGGCGTGATCTGGCTCGATCGATCAAGGTCAACGCGCGTCCACTCACTGCGGCGGAGTGGGTGCAATTGCTGACCGATGCCGGATTCGAGGACGTCAGCGTCGACTACGCCCCGATGGCCTTGCTCAACCCGGCCCGCGTGCTGGCCGACGAGGGGCTGTTCGGCGCGTTGCGGATCATCGGCAACCTGATCGTTCGCGGGGCCGCGCGGCGGCGGGTGATCGGCATGAGGATGACCTTTCACCGGTACCGCCGCTCCCTCACTGCGGTCGCGGCAGTCGGCATCGTGCCCTCGTCATGA
- a CDS encoding helix-turn-helix domain-containing protein yields MQRHDLGSPRDRAVGQQRQKVLGLLQNAPGPVDAQHVADSLQIHITTARFHLTTLEDQGYIRRGGGAKVARAGRPRLTYEMAPRLDYADIVSLFAAHLGGTAEERERRALSIGADLAHRVHLARKREESTITDLVVATLNELGFQVRSVLNSFGEVTVQLCTCPLAEVAATAPEVVRGIQQGLIQEVVDLNTDGIGASYRVAVTPDPRAGSCEVCLILSPKK; encoded by the coding sequence GTGCAGCGCCACGACCTAGGCTCGCCGCGGGACCGGGCGGTCGGTCAGCAGCGGCAGAAGGTGCTCGGCCTGCTGCAGAACGCGCCGGGCCCGGTCGACGCTCAGCACGTCGCCGACTCACTGCAGATACACATCACCACCGCCCGATTCCACCTGACGACGCTCGAGGATCAGGGCTACATCCGGCGCGGCGGCGGGGCGAAAGTCGCACGCGCGGGGCGGCCCCGGCTGACCTACGAAATGGCGCCGAGGCTGGACTACGCGGACATCGTGTCGCTCTTCGCCGCCCATCTCGGCGGGACGGCCGAGGAACGGGAACGCCGGGCGCTGAGCATTGGTGCAGATCTGGCCCACCGGGTGCACCTGGCCAGGAAGCGAGAGGAATCCACGATCACCGACCTCGTGGTGGCGACGCTGAACGAACTCGGATTTCAGGTGCGCTCGGTGCTGAATTCGTTCGGCGAGGTGACGGTTCAGCTCTGCACCTGTCCGCTGGCCGAGGTCGCGGCGACCGCACCCGAGGTGGTCAGAGGCATTCAGCAGGGTCTCATTCAAGAGGTTGTCGACCTCAACACCGACGGGATCGGTGCCTCCTATCGCGTTGCCGTGACACCGGATCCGCGGGCCGGCTCCTGCGAAGTCTGCTTGATACTCAGCCCCAAGAAGTAA